The following proteins come from a genomic window of Brevibacillus antibioticus:
- a CDS encoding methylated-DNA--[protein]-cysteine S-methyltransferase: MAKELGYSMMDSPIGPLLLASTEEGLCYIQFANEQDGLAPLVRWCKKTFVGITPTRNDALNEPAKIQLEEYFAGKRKAFDVPTVLYGTPFQKAVWNELSNIPYGETRSYKDIALAIGAAKAVRAIGGANNRNPIPVIIPCHRVIGSNGALVGYGGGLSIKEYLLSLEEGPLFAHASSK, translated from the coding sequence ATGGCAAAGGAATTAGGCTATAGCATGATGGATTCACCGATTGGACCATTGCTCTTGGCTTCTACAGAAGAAGGGCTGTGCTACATTCAGTTTGCCAATGAACAAGACGGATTGGCGCCTCTGGTGCGCTGGTGCAAAAAAACGTTCGTAGGAATTACCCCAACGCGTAACGATGCGCTCAATGAGCCTGCAAAAATACAGCTAGAAGAGTATTTTGCAGGCAAGCGCAAGGCGTTTGATGTTCCAACCGTATTGTACGGTACTCCCTTTCAAAAGGCTGTATGGAATGAGCTATCTAACATCCCCTATGGAGAAACTCGTTCTTATAAAGATATTGCCTTGGCTATTGGAGCGGCGAAAGCTGTTCGGGCCATTGGCGGTGCGAACAATCGCAATCCGATTCCTGTCATTATACCGTGCCATCGTGTCATTGGCTCGAATGGTGCCTTGGTTGGATACGGGGGTGGCTTATCCATTAAAGAATACTTGCTTTCCTTAGAAGAAGGTCCACTATTTGCCCACGCTTCTTCCAAATAA